In the Campylobacter sputorum subsp. sputorum genome, ACCGGATATATAAAAACTTATGATGAAAAAATAAAAAAAGATATAATAGTAGAATCTAGGGATTTAAACGGAGCTCATATTGGCGATATAGTAGTAGCTAAGCTTATGAAAGGCAAGAAACTAAAAGCCAAAGTTTCTATGATTTTAAAAGCAAAAATCAAAACAAGCGTTGTGTATACAAAATCTTTTGGTGGAACAATACTTGGTGTAAATATAGCAACTATGCTCTCATCGCAGCTTAAGGCTTCTCAAAAATCACTCAAAGAATTGCCGCTTGGAACACTTTTAAAGATAGATAACATCACAAACGAGATTGTTGATGTTATAGGAAATATAAACGATCCAAGTTGTGATATGGACATATCTTTGGCACTTTATAATAAACACAAAGATTTCCCAGATATCTGCCAAACACAAGCTCTTAGCTGGGGCAATAAAGTTGATAAAAATTTTTATCAAGACAGAGTGGATCTTACTCATTTGCCATTTTGCACTATAGATCCAATTGATGCAAAAGATTTTGATGATGCAATATATTTTGATAAAATAAATAATCAAATTTACATAGCAATTGCCGATGTAAGTCATTATGTTGAGCCTTATACCCCAATAGACAAAGAGGCAAAAGAACGCGGTTTTTCCATATATTTTCCACATATTGCTATTCCGATGTTACCAAGAAGTTTAAGTGAAAATATCTGTTCTCTTAAGCCAAATGAGGATAGACTTGCGTATTGTTTTAAAATAACTTTAGATGAAAATTTAAATGCTAAAAAAGAAGAACTTTTTGAAGCTATTATAAATTCAAAAAGGCGTTATAATTATGATGAAGTTGATGAAATTTTAGAAAGTAAAAAAGCAAAAGAAAGTGAGATTTCATCGTGGCTTTTGCCACTTTTTGAAGTTACTAAAAAATTAAAAGAAAATAGATTAAAAAATGGATTTGATTTTAGAAGTAAAGATCTTAGAATGATTTTAGATGATAATTTTGCTTTAAAATCAACTCCTTTTGAAAACGAAACTCCATCACACTCACTTATAGAAGATTGTATGCTGCTTGCAAACAAGGCTGCTGCAAAAAGGATTAAAAAAGGAATTTTTAGAAATCACGGAGTTGCTGATATCAAAAAAATACACAAATTATTGGATGATTTAAGTATTTTTGGGCTTAATTTTAGTTATGAAAGCGATTTAGTTAAATTAATTGCAAAAATTCAAGCCAAAAGCAGTGAAATGGGAATAAGAGAAGAGGTTGATAAGCTTATCATAAAAGCACAAAAAAGGGCAGAGTATTCACATGAATGTTACGGGCATTTTGGTTTAGGATTTAAAGAATATTCTCATTTTACAAGTCCGATAAGAAGATATACAGATCTAATTTTGCACCGCCTTTTAAAAGCAAACGCAAACAATGATCATAAAAAATTTAACTACCTTCTTTTAAATATAGAAGATACATGTTTAGCTTTAAATGAACTTGAAAGAGAAGCCGATAAAGTAGCATTTGATTTTATGGATAGGAAATTTGCAAGATGGGCTAAGGATAAGATAGGCGAGGTTTTTAAATGTTATATAAGCTCAAATGATAAAATTTGCGTTGCAAAACTTGATGATGAGATAAAAGGTGCGAGAATTTATATAAATAATTATAGTTGCGATTTGTTACAAAAAGTTATGGTAAAAATCACTGAAGTTGATATAGCATCAACAAAAATTATCGGTAAAGTAGTTGAAAAATTAAATGTATAAAAAAGAATTCGAAACTCTCTTAAACTCTTCAAAATTTCCAAACTATTTTTTAGTTTTTGGTAGCGATGATTATCAAATAGATGAGTATAGTGCAGAGATTTTAGAATTATATGGCAAAGATGAAAGTACGCAAATTTACTATGACGAATATGATTTTAATGTGGCAAAATCTGTTCTTTTAGAGCCAAATTTATTTAGTTCAAATTCTGTTTTGCATATAAAAAGAGATAGCAAAATACCAAAAAAAGAGCTTGAAGTTTTGGTAAATGCTTGCAAAAAAAATAGTGATTGTAAATTTTTATTTGAGTTTTATGAGGGCGATATGAAAATCGCACTTGAAAGCACAAAGGTTTTTGGTCAAAATTTTGTTAGATTTTTTGCACCTAGCAACCCAAATGAAGCTGTGTCTTTGCTTGCAAAAAAAGCCCAAAAACTTCATCTTGATATAACAACTTCGGCACTTTATCAAATTTATAGTATCCATAATGAAAATTTATATCTTAGTGCAACAGAGCTAAATAAATTATCAAATTTAGGAAAAAAGATAGACGAACAGATGGTTAAGGATTTAGTTTTTGGTTTAAGTCCTGTAAGTTTTGATGAAATTTTTAATAAATTAATAGAGTTAAAAGATTTTAAAGATGACTTTTTTTTATGCTTTGAGAGTGCAAATTTTAATGAAATATCGTTTTTAAATTCTATTTATCTTTCTCTTTTTAGACTTTTTAAAATACATTCTTATGTAAAAAGCAATGGAACTTTTGATATAAAAGCTGCTATTGGTTACGCACCCCCTCCGAATATAGCTAAATTTTTACAAACACAGGCTTTAAAATTAAGCTTAAATACATTCAAAGAACTTTTTATGTTTTTAAATGGTGTAGAATTCGAACTAAAAACTGATTCAAATTTAGAAAAAAAATATTTTCTTTTATCTTCTTTGATTAAGTTTCAAGAGATAATTTATATAAACAGCAAAAATTAAGTAAATTTAGTATATAATAATAGCTTGTCTAAATAGACAAAAATCCCTTGCCCACAACAAAAAAGTTGTGAGCTATAATATCCACAAGGAGAAAAAATGAGACATTATGAGGTTTTGTTCATCTTAAAGCCTACGCTTACAGAAGATGAAGCAAAAGCAAAGCTTGACTTCGTAAAAGAAGTTATAACAAAAAATGGTGGCGAAATCGCTTCAGTAATCGAAATGGGAACAAGAAAACTTGCTTATACCATAAAAAAATATGATCGTGGCAATTATTTTGTAATCTATTTTAAAGCACCAGCTAATCTAATAGCCGAACTTGTAAGAAATCTTAGAATAACTGAAGAAATTATAAGATTTTTAACAGTTAAATATGAAAATAAATTAGAAATTTCTGCATGGGAAAAGTTAAGTAAAGGTATCAAATTTAGCGAAATTGCTAAAAAAGAGAGATCTCAAAAAGAACCAAGAACCCCAAAAGAACCAAAAGAAAACCAGGAACAAGAACCAAAAGAAGAAAATTAAGGATAAGTTATGTTTAACAAAGTAGTTTTGGTAGGTAATTTAACTAGAGATATAGAACTTCGCTACTCTACTAGCGGTTCTGCGATAGGCAATAGTGCCATTGCAGTAACTAGAAAATATAGCACTCAAGGTGGTGAGAAAAGAGAAGAAACATGCTTTGTTGATATATCTTTTTTCGGAAGAACTGCAGAAATTGCCAATCAATATCTATCTAAAGGTTCTAAACTACTTGTTGAAGGTAGACTTAAATTCGATCAGTGGACGGATAATAACGGACAAAATAGAAGTAAGCATAGCATAGTAGTAGAAAATATGGAGATGCTAGGCGGTGGAAATAACAACCAGCAAGGTGGTGGATATTCTCAAAATTATGGTAACCAAAATTATCAAAATGGTGGTTATTCGCAAAATTATAACAATCAAAATAGACAAAGTCAAAATAGCTATTCACAAGGTTTTTCTCAAACAACTAATAGGGCTCAGTCTAAACCTCAAGATAATTATTACGATGATTTTGAAGAAAAAATCCAAGAAATCGATGTCGATTCTGATAAATTTGACAGCGGCGATGATGAAATACCATTTTAATCAAGGAAAATACAATGGCAGAAAAAAGAAAATATTCTAAAAAATATTGCAAATATACAGAAGCAAAAATTGAGTTTATCGATTATAAAGATACAGCATTATTAAAATATTGCCTTTCAGAGCGTTTTAAAATTATGCCAAGACGCTTAACAGGTACATCTAAAAGATATCAAGAGATGGTTGAAAAGGCTATAAAAAGAGCTAGACAAGCAGCTATCATACCTTATATAGTTGATAGGGATGATGTAGTTGCAAATCCTTTTGAAGGTCTTTAATACCATTGTTAGCTCTTTATATAAAGAGCTAACTCATCTGACAAAAGATAATTTTTATTATAAAAAATTTCGTTTTTTAACTCAAGTTTTTGGTTTTCAACTAAAAATTCTGCGTTTTTAACCTCTTTTTCATTTAATATACTTTTATTTACACCCACAATACTTCGCAAACCTAGAAATATTTTTTCAAATTTTATATCTTCGGGTGATAAATTTTCTACTATTTTTTTTGTTGGATTTTGTATGTATTCATTTATATTTTTTTGATTAAAATATCTTTTAGTATCTATGCATCCTACCGAAAATGCACCAAGCCCAATATAATTTTTTAATTTCCAGTATCCAAGATTGTGTTTGCAAATATTGCCAAAATTTGATATTTCGTATTGTTTGAAACCTAAATTTGTAATTCCTTCTATAAAAAATTTAGCCAAATTTTCATCATCTTTTGCATAATCTATCTTTTTATAAAAAGGTGTATTTTCTTCTAGTGTTAAAGAATATGCACTAACATGCGTTATATTTAATTTTTTTAAATTTTCAAGCTCTACGCAAAGTGAATTTTTATTATCTTCTTTGCTGCCATACATTAAGTCTATATTTATATTTTCAAAACCTGCTTTATTCGCATTGTTTATGGCATTAAATATATCTTTTGAGCTATGAATTCGCCCTAAAAATTTAAGTTTTTTTTCTATAAAACTTTGAGCTCCAAAACTTACTCTGTTTACCCCATAGCTTTTCATATCTTCTAGCCAATTAAATGTAGCTGAGTTTGGGTTTGCTTCAACTGTTATTTCGGCACTTGTATCTAAATATTTTTCAACTATTTTAAAAAGTTTTTCATAATGCTTACTATTAACCACGCTTGGTGTCCCGCCACCTATAAAAATAGTTTGTATTTTTATATCTTTTAAGCTAGTTATAGTGTGTTCAAATTCTCTTTTTATAGCATCAAAATACGCTTTTATTGTATCGTTGTTATAAGAAACGCTTGAGCCGAAAGAACAATAAGGGCATTTTTTTTCACAAAACGGAATATGTATATAAAGTAGCAAATTATTTTCCAAAAGTTTATTTTTATTATAACCAAATAACTAAAATTTAATCTATTTTTCGCTAAAATTTAATCAAATTGATAAAACAAGTTGGAGTTATGGCAGAAAAAAAGTATAGACCAAATGTTGCTGCGGTGATTCTTTCTCCATCTTATCCTTTTAAGTGTAATATTTTCATAGCAAAAAGAAATGATATGGAAAATATTTGGCAGTTTCCACAAGGTGGAATCGATGATGGCGAGAGCGCTAAAACAGCTCTTTTTAGGGAATTAAAAGAAGAAATTGGTACAAATAATATAGAGATAATTGGAGAATATCCAGATTGGCTTAGTTATGACTTTCCAGGACATGTCTGTGCAAAGATGTATCCCTTTGATGGTCAAACTCAAAAGTACTTTTTGGTTCGTTTAAGATCTCTACAAAATATAAATACAAATACTAAACATCCAGAATTTGTAGATCATAAATTTGTGCCTGTAGATAAAATTTTTGATTATATAAAACACTTTAAAAGACCGATTTATGGTAAAGTGATACAGTATTTTAAAAAGGAAGGATTCATTTAATGTTAATTGTTCAAAAATATGGTGGAACAAGCATGGGAACGCTTGAGCGTATAGATGAAGTTGCCAAAAGAGTCATAAAATACAAAAACGAAGGACACTCTTTAGTTATTGTTGTTTCAGCTATGAGTGGTGTTACAAATAAACTTATTGAGTATGCTGAATTTTTTACAAAAAGACCTCAAGGCAGAGAAATGGATCAGCTTTTAAGTGCAGGAGAGAGAGTTACAAGTGCATTACTTAGCATAGCTCTTGTATCAAAGGGGTATGAAGCCATAACGCTTAGTGGAAGGCAGGCTGGAATTTTAACTGATAATCTTCACACTAAGGCAAGAATTCATTCTATAGATACAAGGAGAATGAAAAATGAACTTGATGCTGGAAAGATAGTGGTAGTAGCAGGTTTTCAAGGAGTTAATGAAAATGGAGATGTAACTACTCTTGGTCGCGGTGGAAGTGATCTTAGTGCCGTTGCTATAGCTGGTGCAATGGATGCTGACTTGTGTGAAATTTATACAGATGTAGATGGTGTTTATACAACAGATCCAAGGATTGAACCAAAAGCTAAAAAACTAGATAAAATAAGTTATGATGAGATGCTAGAGCTTGCAAGTCTTGGTGCAAAAGTTTTACAAAATAGATCAGTTGAACTTGCAAAAAAATTAAATGTAAATTTGGTAACTAGAAATAGTTTTAATGAAAATGAAGGAACACTTATAACAGGAGAGAATAATATGGAGGCAGTATTAGTTAGCGGTATAGCACTTGATAAAAATCAAGCTAGAGTAACAATAAGAGGAGTTGTTGATAAACCTGGAATTGCGGCTGAAATTTTTTCTGCTTTGGCAAAAAAAGATATCAATGTTGATATGATAATTCAAAATGTCGGTGTTGATGGAACTGCAAATATAGGCTTTACTATCCCACAAAATGAACTTGAGTTGGCAAAAGAAGTTATGAGTCAAACTGCACCTGCAAGTAAAATAGTATGCAATAGCGAAATAGTAAAAGTTTCTATAGTTGGTGTTGGTATGAAAAGTCATAGCGGGGTGGCTGCATTAGCCTTTAGCACACTTGCCAAAGAAGGCATAAATATACAAATGATTTCTACAAGCGAGATAAAAGTATCTATGATAGTTCACGAAAAATATGGTGAATTAGCTGTTAGAGCTTTGCATGATGCTTATAAACTGGATAAATAATATATGATGGATTTTTTTAAATGGACTTTGCAAGCCATAAGAGCTGAGGGTTCCATGAGTTGGATGGAAGAAAGAAGAGAAGAGTGGTCTCCTCTTCTTTCTTCAAGACTTAAGTTTTTACTTGATGGTAGAGTTTTTTTGTTAATTTGCGATGAGCAAAGAGAGTGGTTTTTGAGTTATTTTTTAACAAATATAAATAGGCGTTCAATTAGTGCATCACCTAGACCGCTTTTACCATTTTTTTCGCTAAAGTCAATTTATCCAAATTTAGATGATATTAGCTCAAAAGATGAAATGGCATTACTTGATGATCTTTTAGAGATAACTTTTCCAAACGGATTTATATATTTTTACATAGGAAGTAGTTCAAATAAAAGAGCTCAAGTTGCTAAAGGTCGTGATGATAGTTATATGTGGTTACTTGATGAACAATCTCAAAATGGTTTTTCTTTAAACTCAAAAGATGAAAATATAGATAGTAAATTTTTATCTCTTTATAGTCTTTTTGATAAGAGTGTAGAGGCGGCAGTTACTGCAAAGGTAAGTTTTTAAATGCAAAGCGAGATCATAATAAGCAATGATTTTGAAAGTATAAAAAATGAAATTTTAGCAAATTATGATATAAATGATATTAGATTTTTTGAAGTTGATGAATTTTTAGTAGAGGACGCAAGAGATATCATAAAAGAAAGCTATATAGCCGAAGTTAGCGAAAAGCTCATTGTCATAATGGCGAAAAGCTATAGAATTGAGGCTCAAAATGCACTTTTAAAAATTTTAGAAGAGCCACCTAAGAATATATTTTTTTGCATTGTAACAACTTCTAAAAGTTTGCTTCTTCCTACGATCAAATCTCGCCTTGTTATAAAAAATAGATTGAAAAAAATTCAAAGAAGTGAGATAGGTTTAAATTTAAAAAAACTTGAGTTAAAAGAAATTGTAGAATTTATAGATGAAAAATCAGCTTTACAAAGATCAGATAAACTCGATAAAAACGAACTTTTAAAGCTTTTTGATGATATTTTATATGCAGCATTTATACAGGGTATAAATTTTTCTGCAAATGAACTTGAATACTTTTATAAGTTATCCACACTAATCACATTAAATGCAAAACCACATACTATTTTAACCCCACTTTTGCTAATGATATATAAAAAATAAAGGATATATTATGGAAATTTATAAAATAGACAATAATACAAATTTTGAAGAAATTTGTAAAATAATAAAGCCATATAAAATCGGTATCCAAAAGATGAAAAAAAAGGCAAATTTAAATTTGTTTTTGATTAAAAATATTAAAGCCCCAGCTGCAAATATCTTAAAACAAGACGCACTGAGTATAGGTGCTGAGCTTGTGTGTAATCACACGACAATACTAGGAAATGGACTTAGTACAGCTTTACTTATAGCAAATGATAAACAGATAGAAGAGTTGGTAAAAAAAGAAGCTATCCAAGACTTTGAACTTAAAAAATTATCAGTTTTTTTAAAATATAAATTTATAAAGCCAACCAAACCAGATATAATGGGAGTTGTAAATATAAACAAAGATAGCTTTAATGAAGCTAGTAGAGTAAGCAGTGAAACATCTATTGCTAGAATAGAGCAATTTATAAACGATGGTGCTACTTATATCGATATAGGCGGTGTTAGCTCAAGACCTGGAAGTGAGTATTGTGGCTCTAAAGAAGAGTTTGCAAGGATAGAAAAAACTATAAAAGATATTTATAGATTAAAATTATATGAAAAGGCTAAATTTAGTTTAGATAGCTTTGATCCTTATTGTTTGGAGTTTTGCTTAGATCACGGATTTAAAATGATAAACGACATAACTGGAGATACGACTTTATGCAAACTTGCGGCGAAGTATGATGTAGAGTATTGTTTGATGCATATGCAAGGAAATCCTAAAAATATGCAAGAAGATCCAAAATATGATGATTTGATGAACGATATGGATAAATTTTTTGAAAATAAGATAGAAGAATGTTTAAATTATGGTGCTAAAAAACTTGTTTTAGATGTTGGTATTGGATTTGGAAAAAGTGCTAGTGATAATATGCTTCTTATAAAGCATTTAGAGCATTTTTTACATTTTGGATATCCACTTTTTGTAGGAGCGAGCAGAAAAAGTGTGATAAATTATTATTCTAAAAGTGAAATTAAAGATAGACTTTCAGGAAGTTTGTATTTGCATTTAAAAGCGTTTGAAAACGGAGCAACTATCATAAGAACACATGATGTTAAAGAGCATGTTCAAATGTTTAAAATGCATAAAGTTATGAATGAATTATCTTTGTGGTAAATAAAATGGATAAAAATCAATACAAAAATGCTGTAGAAACGCTAAATTTATGGGCAAAAGCTTATTATACATTAGATAATCCAATCGCAACAGATGATGAGTATGATAAGCTGTACCATGAAGTGCTTGAGTATGAAAACGCTCATGAAGATGAGATTTTAGCTTATTCTCCTACATTAAGAGTAGGTGGAGCTATAAGTGAAAAGTTTGAAAAATCAGCCCACATAGCACCAATGTGGTCAATGGAAGATATTTTTAATAATGACGAGCTTATTGCTTGGATAAATAGGGGTTTGAAATTTAACAACGATTTTTATGTTGAGCCTAAATTTGATGGTGCTAGTTTAAATTTATTATATGAAGATGGAATTTTGGTTAAGGCTACAACAAGAGGCGATGGCTTGATTGGAGAAAATGTAACTTTAAATGCAAAAACTATAACTTCAATTCCGCTTAAAATTGACTATAAAGAAAGCATAGAAATACGCGGAGAAGTTGTTATAAAAAAGAGTGATTTTGATCTTATAAATGATGAAAGAGCAAAAAATTCACAGCCTTTATTTTCAAATCCAAGAAATGCAGCCGCAGGAAGCTTAAGACAGCTTGATAGTAAAGTAACTGCCAGTAGAAAACTTATGTTTTTGCCTTGGGGTGTTGGGAATAATTCATTAAAATTTCAAAAGCATAGTGAGATTATGGCATTTATACGCTCTCTTGGTTTCGTGCAAGATGATTTTTTAAAAGTATGTAAAAATGCAGATGAGATACAAGACGCTTATAATAATCTTGTTTTAAATAGAGATAAAAAGCCTATCATGATGGATGGTATGGTTATAAGAGTTGATGATTTGCAAAAATGCACAGAGCTTGGATATACTGTTAAGTTTCCAAAATTTATGGTTGCTTATAAATTCCCAGCCATAGAAAAAGTTACCAAGCTTTTAGATGTTACTTTGCAAGTTGGAAGAAGCGGTGTTATAACTCCTGTTGGGGTTTTAGAGCCTGTGAATATAGATGGGGCAAATGTAAAATCTGCAACTCTTCATAACTTTGATGAGATTGAGCGTTTAGGGCTTATGAAGAATGATTTTGTAAATATTATAAGAAGTGGCGATGTGATACCAAAAATTACAAATGTTTTTAAAGACAGGAGAGATGGTTCGCAAAGTAAAATTTATAGACCTGAGTTTTGTCCTGTGTGCTCTTCAAAACTGCTTGATGAGGGTGTGTTTATCAAATGTCAAAATATTGATTGTAGGGCTAGAGTTATAAATTCTATTATATATTTTGCATCTAAAACTTGTATGGATATAGATGGTCTTGGAGATGCTATAGTTGAACTTCTTGTAAATAGTGGTAAAATCAACTCTATTTCAGATATCTACACACTTAAAGATGAGGATTTTAGGGATTTAGATGGATTTAAAGATAAAAAGATAACAAATCTTTTAAATGCGATAGAAGATAGCAAAACAAGAGAACTTGAACGTTTTATAACTTCTCTTGGGATAGAACATATTGGCATTGTAGCTGCTAAAAAGATAGCCAAGACATATTCTAATGATTGGTTAAATTTGAGTTATAATGATCTGCTTAGTTTAGATGGTTTTGGCGAAATAATGGCAAAGAGTTATATTCAGTTTATATCTATAAACAGACAAAAAATAGAAAATTTACTCAGTTTTATAACTCCAATTACAAAAGAGCAGGGCATTATAAATAATGCATTTACTGGAAAAACTATAGTTATAACTGGAACTTTAAGTAAACCTAGAGATGATTTTAAAAGAGAACTTGAAAGTTTTGGTGCAAAAGTTACAAACTCAGTTTCTAAAAAAACTGATTATGTTTTATATGGAGATGAAGCTGGAAGTAAGTTTGATAAAGCAGTTAATCTTGGCCTAAAAACGATAAATGAAGACGAATACGAGAAACTTTGTGAGATTTGATCAATTTGTCGCAAATAAGCTAAGTATCAGTAGAAATAAAGCGTTAAATTTAATAAAAGAAGATAAAGTTTTTTTAGATGGTAAATTATCAAATTCTCCAAGTGCTAATGTAATTAGCGGGGAAATATCACTAAATGAACAAATTTTTGTATCAAGAGGAGCTTTAAAATTAAAGCCATTTTTAAAAGAACTTAATTTAAATTTTAATTCTATGAATGCGCTTGATGTAGGAAGTTCAACTGGTGGGTTTGTAGAAATTTTGCTTCAAAATGGTGTAAAAAGCGTAACTGCTCTTGATGTGGGTACAATGCAGCTTGATAAAAATTTAAGAAATGATAGCAGAGTTGTAGTTATGGAAAACACAGACATTAGGGATTTTAAAAGCGAGGTTAAATTTGATATCACAACTTGCGACGTGTCTTTTATATCGCTTAAAAATATAATGCAAAATTTAAAAAATTTAACAGAAGGTATCATAATAACGCTTTTTAAACCGCAATTTGAAGTGGGAATTTTTGCAAAAAGAAATAAAAAAGGCGTTGTAACGGATCAAAAAGCTATAATATTTGCTAGAAGAGATTTTGAGTTATTTTGTATAAATTTAGGACTTGAAATTATTTTAACAAAAGAGTGCAATATAAGTGGAAAAAACGGAAATAAAGAGTATTTTTATGCATTTAGACAAATTTGATATAGATTCTATTGCGATTGGAACTTTTGATGGAATTCATAAAGGTCATAAAGAACTTTTAAAAAAACTTACCAAAAAAGGCGCTTTGCTTGTTATACAGATGTATAAGAAGTGTTTAACTCCTGGTGCAAAAAGATCACAATACTCTAAATTCCCATGCTTTTATTATGATTTTGAGCTAATAAAAAATATGAGCGGGGATGAGTTTATAAACGCACTTTGCAATGATTTTGTAAATTTAAAAACAATAGTCGTAGGCTGTGATTTTAGATTTGGTAAAAATAGAGCTTGTGATACGATTGATTTAAAAAATTTTTTTAGTGGAGAAACTATAGTTGTTGATGAATTTAAAATAGATGGAATCGGTGTTCATAGCTCAAATAT is a window encoding:
- the tlyA gene encoding 23S rRNA (cytidine-2'-O)-methyltransferase TlyA — its product is MRFDQFVANKLSISRNKALNLIKEDKVFLDGKLSNSPSANVISGEISLNEQIFVSRGALKLKPFLKELNLNFNSMNALDVGSSTGGFVEILLQNGVKSVTALDVGTMQLDKNLRNDSRVVVMENTDIRDFKSEVKFDITTCDVSFISLKNIMQNLKNLTEGIIITLFKPQFEVGIFAKRNKKGVVTDQKAIIFARRDFELFCINLGLEIILTKECNISGKNGNKEYFYAFRQI
- the ligA gene encoding NAD-dependent DNA ligase LigA, which codes for MDKNQYKNAVETLNLWAKAYYTLDNPIATDDEYDKLYHEVLEYENAHEDEILAYSPTLRVGGAISEKFEKSAHIAPMWSMEDIFNNDELIAWINRGLKFNNDFYVEPKFDGASLNLLYEDGILVKATTRGDGLIGENVTLNAKTITSIPLKIDYKESIEIRGEVVIKKSDFDLINDERAKNSQPLFSNPRNAAAGSLRQLDSKVTASRKLMFLPWGVGNNSLKFQKHSEIMAFIRSLGFVQDDFLKVCKNADEIQDAYNNLVLNRDKKPIMMDGMVIRVDDLQKCTELGYTVKFPKFMVAYKFPAIEKVTKLLDVTLQVGRSGVITPVGVLEPVNIDGANVKSATLHNFDEIERLGLMKNDFVNIIRSGDVIPKITNVFKDRRDGSQSKIYRPEFCPVCSSKLLDEGVFIKCQNIDCRARVINSIIYFASKTCMDIDGLGDAIVELLVNSGKINSISDIYTLKDEDFRDLDGFKDKKITNLLNAIEDSKTRELERFITSLGIEHIGIVAAKKIAKTYSNDWLNLSYNDLLSLDGFGEIMAKSYIQFISINRQKIENLLSFITPITKEQGIINNAFTGKTIVITGTLSKPRDDFKRELESFGAKVTNSVSKKTDYVLYGDEAGSKFDKAVNLGLKTINEDEYEKLCEI